In Phragmites australis chromosome 24, lpPhrAust1.1, whole genome shotgun sequence, the following are encoded in one genomic region:
- the LOC133907561 gene encoding probable serine/threonine-protein kinase At1g01540: MNFTLSLIETITNNFSDQQKVGSGGYGDVYRGEYNGKEIAVKMLHPLQGLDDKEFHNEFRNLAKIEHQNIVRLIGYCYESRHKYVEHQGQEIFGKTLVRVLCFEYMHGGSLEKHIGDESCVLDWPICYRIIKGTCEGLNHLHNAQKNPIFHLDLKPANILLDKHMTAKIADLGSSRLVASMETHKTGTVNGTQKYMPPEYVNDGYMSNKFDVFSLGVIIIDIMAGNSGYSRRSEMSPKQFVELVSENWKGRLQATSRYLSHEIDTLQVKTCVELALRCLEADRNKRPCIKDIVHELEELEAKIEKKSLTSDQSKDLCGQKFLFLRNEDGPAHQSIERREERPAGKEMAENCFGEVVDNYKLDEVARYMWKPKTQEDRARQAWYLMNDDDKKGKASRYVDVLKALYGNGQSTLCLVYNATGDTLYYVANHDWYGYIGSKVGYPAEIGNGQWAAFHHVHRLGEPSGSVGAVVYRGKKKDGQDQDYMLAWSTPWGFYYRNKAYGEIGGVDHFQRRWDEIYVKLTNSGYSSNTKSGGCEIEAQIDKGDSPKFTATIKTEHGP, translated from the exons ATGAATTTTACACTTTCATTAATTGAAACTATTACGAACAATTTTTCGGATCAGCAAAAAGTTGGCAGTGGTGGGTATGGAGATGTTTACAGG GGGGAGTATAATGGCAAGGAGATTGCTGTGAAAATGCTTCACCCCTTGCAAGGACTTGATGATAAGGAATTTCACAATGAATTCCGCAATCTTGCAAAAATCGAACATCAAAACATCGTACGGTTAATTGGTTATTGTTACGAATCACGACACAAGTACGTTGAGCACCAGGGACAGGAAATTTTTGGTAAAACACTGGTGCGAGTTCTCTGCTTCGAATATATGCACGGTGGAAGCCTTGAAAAACATATTGGAG ATGAATCTTGTGTACTTGATTGGCCCATATGTTACAGAATTATTAAAGGGACTTGTGAGGGTTTAAATCACCTGCACAATGCACAGAAAAATCCAATTTTCCATCTGGACTTAAAACCTGCTAATATATTGCTGGATAAGCACATGACGGCCAAAATTGCAGATCTTGGTTCGTCGAGACTCGTTGCTTCAATGGAAACTCATAAAACAGGGACTGTAAACGGAACACA AAAGTACATGCCACCAGAATACGTGAATGATGGTTATATGTCAAACAAGTTTGACGTGTTTAGTTTAGGAGTTATAATTATCGACATAATGGCTGGAAATAGTGGCTACTCCCGTCGTTCTGAAATGTCTCCCAAACAGTTTGTTGAGCTT GTAAGTGAAAACTGGAAAGGAAGGCTGCAAGCAACGTCGAGGTATTTATCACACGAAATAGACACCCTACAAGTGAAGACATGTGTTGAACTAGCATTAAGATGTTTGGAGGCTGACCGAAATAAAAGGCCTTGTATAAAGGATATTGTCCACGAACTGGAAGAACTAGAAGCTaagattgaaaaaaaatcactaactTCTGACCAGTCAAAAGACCTATGTGGCCAG aaGTTTTTGTTCCTAAGAAATGAAGATGGGCCGGCCCACCAGTCAATTGaacggagagaggagaggccGGCAGGGAAGGAGATGGCGGAGAACTGCTTTGGTGAAGTAGTGGACAACTACAAGCTTGACGAAGTGGCGAGGTACATGTGGAAACCCAAGACGCAAGAAGACCGAGCACGGCAGGCCTGGTATCTCATGAACGATGATGACAAGAAGGGCAAGGCGTCCAGGTATGTGGACGTCCTCAAGGCCTTGTACGGCAACGGACAGTCCACATTGTGCCTAGTCTACAATGCGACCGGTGACACCCTCTACTATGTCGCCAACCACGACTGGTACGGCTACATCGGCAGCAAAGTGGGGTACCCTGCCGAGATCGGCAACGGTCAGTGGGCTGCCTTCCATCACGTCCACAGACTCGGCGAACCGTCAGGCTCGGTGGGAGCCGTCGTCTACCGCGGCAAGAAGAAAGATGGCCAGGACCAAGACTACATGCTCGCCTGGAGTACCCCATGGGGTTTCTACTACCGCAACAAG gCTTATGGCGAGATTGGTGGTGTCGACCATTTTCAACGACGTTGGGACGAGATATATGTCAAACTGACCAATTCTGGTTATTCTTCAAACACCAAGTCCGGTGGTTGTGAGATTGAAGCACAAATTGATAAAGGCGATAGTCCTAAGTTTACAGCAACAATAAAAACCGAGCATGGTCCATGA